In Aegilops tauschii subsp. strangulata cultivar AL8/78 chromosome 3, Aet v6.0, whole genome shotgun sequence, one genomic interval encodes:
- the LOC120976048 gene encoding secreted RxLR effector protein 161-like, translating into MAGCNPTHVPMEPWLRLSKNGSEPLVDATDYRSIIGGLRYLTHTRPDILFAVGYVSRFMEAPSTAHLAAVKHLLRYIAGTRRYGCRYTKGGESKLVGDSDSDMAGDVDDRKSTSGNIFFVGGAPITWQSQKQKIVALSSCEAEYVAAATAACQGIWLSRLMGDLFMEEHGAVTIFVDNKSAIQLCKNPVFHDRSKHIDVRFHFIRNCIEEEKIKVEHIPTGDQLADMFTKSLGRTRFQELRARIGMVEV; encoded by the coding sequence ATGGCGGGCTGCAATCCAACGCATGTTCCCATGGAGCCGTGGCTTCGTCTAAGCAAGAATGGATCAGAACCACTGGTGGACGCCACGGATTACCGCAGCATCATCGGAGGGCTGCGGTACCTCACTCACACCCGGCCGGACATCTTGTTCGCGGTGGGTTATGTCAGTCGTTTCATGGAGGCACCGAGCACGGCGCACCTCGCCGCCGTCAAACACTTGCTGCGCTACATTGCGGGCACGCGCAGGTACGGCTGCCGATACACCAAGGGCGGCGAGAGCAAGCTCGTCGGAGACAGTGATTCTGACATGGCCGGCGATGTCGACGATCGCAAGAGCACCTCGGGGAACATCTTCTTCGTTGGAGGTGCGCCGATCACCTGGCAGTCACAGAAACAGAAGATTGTTGCTCTGTCttcgtgtgaagcggagtacgtGGCGGCAGCAACAGCAGCTTGTCAGGGCATCTGGCTGAGCAGGCTCATGGGCGATCTGTTCATGGAGGAGCACGGCGCAGTCACCATCTTCGTCGACAACAAGTCAGCCATACAGCTGTGCAAGAATCCGGTCTTCCATGATCGGAGCAAGCACATCGACGTACGATTCCACTTCATCCGAAATTGCATTGAGGAAGAAAAGATCAAAGTCGAACACATTCCTACAGGTGATCAGCTCGCAGACATGTTCACCAAATCACTCGGGCGCACGCGGTTCCAGGAGCTGCGCGCGCGTATTGGCATGGTCGAAGTTTGA
- the LOC109763950 gene encoding putative F-box protein At1g32420, producing the protein MAEAARSVSARANRGLPYEIVIWEILVRLPPKALLRCRAVCRAWHHATSAHDFLLAHHAHQPVLPVAFSRDVGYPSIVTFDHRAADAQLQRVTRLENRVCGLYYSCDGLLLLCSHDTTGTYFCICNPATRQSARLPIVSGYVILGMYRHHPTGEYRVLMYLENQEINGKDACYIFTLGSVQVQPPRNIGWQPEAKEVYCSSGQPVLLRGSLHCPSEQREIGSNNIVVFDTSTELFRQMRAPVAPVAPRYNALFEMDRVLGMYICSDGVTIIDIWMLLDYENEVWTFKCKIALPVTEINMMCGMLEGSRYAVVVPGNGELLVLVKFAGWLLQVDMDGCDMCDLNHIDYMPELLSTAT; encoded by the exons ATGGCGGAGGCCGCAAGATCAGTATCGGCGCGTGCCAATCGCGGGCTCCCATACGAGATCGTGATCTGGGAGATCCTCGTCCGCCTGCCCCCCAAAGCTCTCCTCCGCTGCCGCGCTGTCTGTCGCGCCTGGCACCACGCCACCTCCGCACATGACTTCCTCCTCGCCCACCATGCCCACCAGCCCGTGCTCCCCGTCGCCTTCAGCCGCGATGTTGGCTACCCAAGCATCGTAACCTTCGACCACCGGGCCGCCGACGCCCAGCTCCAACGCGTGACCCGGCTTGAGAATAGGGTCTGTGGCCTGTATTACTCCTGTGAcggtctcctcctcctctgtTCCCATGACACAACCGGCACCTACTTCTGTATCTGCAACCCGGCCACTCGCCAGTCGGCTCGCCTGCCAATTGTTTCTGGCTACGTCATCTTGGGAATGTACAGGCACCATCCTACTGGTGAGTACCGAGTACTGATGTATCTTGAAAATCAGGAAATCAACGGCAAGGATGCCTGCTACATCTTCACATTGGGCTCCGTCCAAGTCCAACCACCGAGGAACATCGGGTGGCAGCCGGAGGCGAAGGAAGTGTATTGCAGCAGTGGGCAACCTGTCTTATTACGTGGCAGCCTGCATTGCCCCTCAGAGCAACGTGAGATTGGAAGCAACAATATCGTGGTTTTTGACACCTCAACCGAATTGTTCCGGCAGATGCGCGCTCCAGTTGCTCCAGTTGCCCCTCGCTACAATGCGCTGTTTGAGATGGATCGTGTGCTCGGCATGTACATATGTAGTGATGGTGTAACTATCATTGATATCTGGATGTTGCTGGACTATGAAAACGAGGTCTGGACCTTCAAGTGCAAGATTGCATTGCCGGTTACTGAGATCAACATGATGTGTGGAATGCTTGAAGGTTCTAGGTATGCAGTGGTCGTGCCTGGAAATGGTGAGTTGCTCGTGCTGGTCAAATTTGCGGGGTGGCTACTTCAGGTTGACATGGATG GCTGCGATATGTGTGATTTGAATCACATCGACTATATGCCGGAGCTTCTTAGCACCGCCACCTAG